The bacterium genomic interval ATGGTGGTGCTGGGTTGTTTGCTGACCTTATTAGGGTATTTAAAGAACATTTTGACAACAAAAAGATAGAGACCCTTGTTCCAGATTTTATGGGTAAAGAAAGTGCTATAAAAACTGTTGTTGAAAGAAGACCTGATGTATTTGCTCACAATATAGAAACTGTCCCTTCTCTATACCCTTACATAAGAAGTAAAGCGGATTATAGGAGGTCTTTATATGTCCTTGAGAAAGTTAAAAACATAGATAATTCTCAACTAACAAAATCAGGGATTATGCTTGGACTTGGAGAAAAGAGAGAAGAGGTTCTTAATGTAATGGAAGATATAGTTTCTACAGGATGTGATTTTTTAAGTATTGGACAATACCTTGCACCCCAAAAAACTAGTTGGGAAACAGTAAGGTACCTTACTGATGATGAGTTCCTTTTTTTTGCCTCTAAAGGTAAAGAGATGGGGTTTAAACATATAGAAAGCGGAACCTATGTTCGAAGTTCGTATAACGCTCACAGGTATTTAAACCCCAACCCTTAAACAAAACCCCACCCAGAGAAAGAAAAGGCATAAAACAAAAAGCCCCCCTCACCTTACATCCTCTCCCCCAGAGGGGAGATTGTCCCTGGTTGTCATTCCGGACTTGGTCCGGAATCTCGTTTTTACTACCCCTTTTACGTGGATTAGGTTAGAGATCCTGAAACAAGTTCAGGATGGTAAATTGTGGCGGGCAGAAGACAATACTACCCCCCATTCCGTCTTTGCGAATGTACTGGGAAATAAAAGCAAAAGAAGAATTAAATTTATTTATTATTTTTTAAATTGGATAAACCCAGCATTTTCAAGCCGCCATACAGAAGCCCCTGTTGGTATCCAGACAAACCAGCCAGTTCTTTTGTTTGTTCCTATGTTAAATGCAAGTTTATCTACCTCTGAAGGGTCTATACCTATCTTATTGAAAGGTATCTTCATCTCTGCCTGCCACGCTTGGGTGGAATTATCGGTTATTTTTACCTTAAATTCTATACTTTTTTCCAACTCGTTCACAGATTTAAAGGGCATACCGAAATTGTTTTTAACCTCTGCTTTACCATCAAATTTGCCCCATAAAACATATATTGGACCTGTTGGCATATCTTCAAGCCACCAACCTCTACTATGGGAACCAATCTGACTTTCTAATGAAATCTCCACTACTGGTAGATGTCGTTTTAAGGACTCACGCATACCATCCATCCATGGGTCTGGTTCATTAATAATACCTACATACAGATAATCTTTATCATACTGCATCCAGACAAAACTTTTTGCACCTTTTTTTGCATCATCACCTGTATAATATTTTTCTATCACCATTGACGTTTTTTTATCTAACCCAGACCATTCTTCTTTATTCAAATTTCCGTCTATCGTAACAGGTAATTTTCTTTTTGGTATGGTATAAGTAAGAGCAGGGCTTTTCCTTTTTACAACACTCATAGTTGCTTTCATTTCTCCAAGAGGAGACCAATCTGATTTATAATATTTACCTATATCTTCTTTTGTTCTATTTATAGGCCAACTTGCCCTAAGTTGGTCTTTATAAACTCCTATACTACTTATATTGATAGGTTCATAACCTGTAAGCCCGTATATAGGTGCACCCGGTCTTAACCGAAAATCCATATTTTCTTTATCCATAAATAGAGGTTCCTGACCATCCCAATTATTCTTAAAATGGGTAGATGCTTGGGTTCCCCTTCCAAAAGAGATGAAAGCACCTCCAGTATTAAAATTCCGTTCTATTACGCTACCTTGAATACTACCCCAACTTGAAGGTTCTCTCTCCAACATATTAATTAATGGTGGGTACCTATAACTCCAAGGCGGTTGTTTATACCTTAATTCTTGAAGCCGTTGAGACATTCCGCTCATCATTCTTAAATTTGGACCTCCATCTATATCCTGATTATTACAGAATATATTAGACCTATCGCCTTGCCCAACACCTCTACCTTCAATATCTATAAACATATTGTTGGTTATA includes:
- the lipA gene encoding lipoyl synthase; translation: MNTSTKFIKKKIKFSDTVTTKNVLRKFNLHSVCEESRCPNIGECFKNKTATFLILGDICTRNCAFCNIKKGVPIPVDYKEPLRVIKAVDELKIDYVVITSVTRDDLGDGGAGLFADLIRVFKEHFDNKKIETLVPDFMGKESAIKTVVERRPDVFAHNIETVPSLYPYIRSKADYRRSLYVLEKVKNIDNSQLTKSGIMLGLGEKREEVLNVMEDIVSTGCDFLSIGQYLAPQKTSWETVRYLTDDEFLFFASKGKEMGFKHIESGTYVRSSYNAHRYLNPNP